One genomic window of Halogeometricum sp. S3BR5-2 includes the following:
- a CDS encoding ABC transporter ATP-binding protein: MVTGSDDDIDFGETLLRVEGLTKYFSQGSGLVASLFNDEEVKAVDDVSFDIAKGETLGLVGESGCGKSTLARTILRLLEPTDGAVWFKGDDLAEMSGEELRSMRENIQMIFQDPQSSLDPRMKVGPIVEEPMKAHGLYKGEREKRARMLLEKVGLDPQHYNRYPHQFSGGQRQRVNLARALAVNPDFIVCDEPTSALDASIQAQVLNTMRDLQEEFGLTYLFISHDLSVIRHISDRVAVMYLGQLVELAETEELFENPQHPYTEALLQSIPVPDPRAGGQRGVLEGDVPSPIDPPSGCRFRTRCPRLIAPEEYDLSAAEWRRVRAFMRETERRTFEADGEASLRNEFFPDGTPDGEAGSLVETSVDDVLNGDWDAAEERLTEAFAEQSICAREVPSYEVEPVHGDGVHYAACHLHNDDVAGSVDAD; the protein is encoded by the coding sequence ATGGTCACGGGGAGCGACGACGACATCGACTTCGGCGAGACGCTCCTCCGCGTCGAGGGACTCACCAAGTACTTCAGTCAGGGCAGCGGCCTCGTCGCCAGCCTGTTCAACGACGAGGAGGTCAAAGCGGTCGACGACGTCTCCTTCGACATCGCGAAGGGCGAGACGCTGGGTCTCGTCGGCGAGTCGGGGTGCGGGAAGTCGACCCTCGCGCGGACGATTCTGCGCCTGCTCGAACCGACCGACGGCGCGGTGTGGTTCAAGGGCGACGACCTCGCGGAGATGAGCGGCGAGGAGCTCCGCTCGATGCGCGAGAACATCCAGATGATCTTCCAGGACCCCCAGTCCTCCCTGGACCCGCGGATGAAAGTCGGCCCCATCGTCGAGGAACCGATGAAAGCCCACGGCCTCTACAAGGGCGAACGCGAGAAGCGGGCGCGGATGCTCCTGGAGAAGGTCGGTCTCGACCCCCAGCACTACAACCGCTACCCCCACCAGTTCTCCGGCGGGCAGCGCCAGCGGGTCAACCTCGCACGCGCGCTGGCGGTCAACCCGGACTTCATCGTCTGCGACGAACCCACTTCGGCGCTCGACGCCTCGATTCAGGCGCAGGTGCTGAACACGATGCGGGACCTCCAAGAGGAGTTCGGGCTGACGTACCTGTTCATCAGTCACGACCTGAGCGTCATCCGGCACATCTCCGACCGCGTGGCCGTGATGTACCTCGGGCAGTTGGTCGAACTGGCGGAGACCGAGGAACTGTTCGAGAACCCCCAACACCCCTACACCGAGGCGCTCCTCCAGTCGATTCCGGTGCCCGACCCGCGGGCGGGCGGCCAGCGGGGCGTCCTCGAAGGCGACGTGCCCTCGCCCATCGACCCGCCCTCGGGATGTCGGTTCCGGACGCGCTGTCCGCGGCTCATCGCCCCCGAGGAGTACGACCTCTCGGCGGCCGAGTGGCGGCGGGTGCGGGCGTTCATGCGCGAGACCGAGCGCCGCACGTTCGAGGCCGACGGCGAGGCGTCGCTCCGCAACGAGTTCTTCCCGGACGGGACGCCCGACGGCGAGGCGGGGTCGCTCGTGGAGACGAGCGTCGACGACGTGCTGAACGGCGACTGGGACGCGGCCGAGGAGCGACTCACGGAGGCGTTCGCCGAGCAGAGCATCTGCGCCCGTGAGGTGCCCTCCTACGAGGTCGAACCGGTCCACGGCGACGGCGTCCACTACGCCGCCTGCCACCTCCACAACGACGACGTGGCGGGCAGCGTCGACGCCGACTGA
- a CDS encoding ABC transporter ATP-binding protein, which translates to MSEPILKVENLKTQFFTEEGTVRAVDGISFEVNEGELVGLVGESGAGKSVATSSIMRLVEDPGEIVGGTVTYKGKKLVDFEEGPDGELRRSPEMLSNEEMRKQIRGKEIAIIFQDPMEALNPVFKVGSQLREFIEINRDVSGKEAKRIAVDMLREVGIPEPEKRYDSYPHQFSGGMRQRVIIAMALACEPDLIIADEPTTALDVTVEGQILDLVEELQQKYNTSFVWVTHDLGVVAEICDRVNVMYLGEIIEQADVDDLFHKTRHPYTEALLDSIPRPDQSVDELNPITGVMPEAINPPSGCRFHTRCPDARTVCREVHPEYQDVSDADEATHMVSCVKYENVGYDDAEPLETEATGAFSGGLVEARGDGQ; encoded by the coding sequence ATGAGCGAACCGATACTCAAAGTCGAAAATCTGAAGACGCAGTTCTTCACCGAGGAGGGGACCGTCCGCGCGGTCGACGGCATCTCCTTCGAGGTGAACGAAGGGGAACTCGTCGGCCTCGTGGGCGAGTCCGGCGCGGGCAAGTCCGTGGCGACGAGTTCGATCATGCGGCTCGTCGAAGACCCCGGCGAAATCGTCGGCGGCACGGTGACGTACAAAGGCAAGAAACTCGTCGACTTCGAGGAGGGACCGGACGGCGAACTCCGGCGCTCCCCGGAGATGCTGTCGAACGAGGAGATGCGCAAGCAGATCCGCGGCAAGGAGATAGCCATCATCTTCCAGGACCCGATGGAGGCGCTGAACCCCGTGTTCAAGGTCGGCTCGCAGCTCCGCGAGTTCATCGAGATAAACCGCGACGTGAGCGGGAAGGAGGCCAAGCGCATCGCCGTCGACATGCTCCGGGAGGTGGGTATCCCCGAACCCGAGAAGCGCTACGACAGCTACCCCCACCAGTTCTCCGGCGGGATGCGCCAGCGCGTCATCATCGCGATGGCGCTGGCGTGCGAACCCGACCTCATCATCGCCGACGAACCGACGACGGCGCTCGACGTGACCGTCGAGGGGCAGATTCTGGACCTCGTCGAGGAACTCCAGCAGAAGTACAACACCTCGTTCGTCTGGGTCACCCACGACCTCGGCGTCGTCGCGGAGATATGCGACCGCGTGAACGTGATGTACCTCGGCGAGATAATCGAGCAGGCCGACGTGGACGACCTGTTCCACAAGACGCGCCATCCGTACACGGAGGCGCTGTTGGACTCCATCCCGCGGCCCGACCAGTCGGTCGACGAACTGAACCCGATAACGGGCGTCATGCCCGAGGCCATCAACCCGCCGTCGGGCTGTCGGTTCCACACCCGCTGTCCCGACGCCCGGACCGTCTGCAGGGAGGTCCACCCCGAGTATCAAGACGTGAGCGACGCCGACGAGGCGACGCACATGGTCTCCTGCGTGAAGTACGAGAACGTCGGCTACGACGACGCCGAACCCCTCGAAACGGAGGCGACCGGCGCGTTCAGCGGCGGTCTCGTGGAAGCGCGGGGTGACGGACAGTGA
- a CDS encoding SDR family NAD(P)-dependent oxidoreductase, producing the protein MDLAIDDRVAIVTGGSKGIGKAIAETFAAEGADVCICARGEDELEGAAAEMDGDVLTAQVDVTDPDDVEELVEETVEEFGGIDVLVNNAGTTGSFEKLDAVPEEEWRTVIDTNLFGTMRVTKAALPYLKEGDGGSVVNVASDAGLMPHDKMPQYNASKAAIINLTQNLSKAYLGEGVRVNAVAPTTTRTPLVQAMFEEIADERDISVEEAERAFLEEEKPALQFDRVAEPEEVAPVVAFLVSDLASYVSGSTYRVDGGGVPTIDV; encoded by the coding sequence GTGGACCTCGCTATCGACGACCGAGTCGCTATCGTCACCGGCGGGAGCAAGGGAATCGGGAAGGCCATCGCGGAGACGTTCGCCGCGGAGGGCGCCGACGTCTGCATCTGCGCCCGCGGCGAAGACGAACTGGAAGGCGCGGCGGCCGAGATGGACGGCGACGTCCTCACCGCGCAGGTGGACGTGACCGACCCCGACGACGTGGAGGAACTGGTCGAGGAGACGGTAGAGGAGTTCGGCGGTATCGACGTGCTCGTGAACAACGCCGGCACGACCGGCAGTTTCGAGAAACTCGACGCGGTCCCCGAGGAGGAGTGGCGCACGGTCATCGACACGAACCTCTTCGGGACGATGCGGGTCACGAAGGCGGCGCTCCCCTACCTGAAAGAAGGCGACGGCGGCAGCGTCGTCAACGTCGCCTCCGACGCCGGCCTGATGCCGCACGACAAGATGCCGCAGTACAACGCCTCGAAGGCGGCGATAATCAACCTGACACAGAACCTCTCGAAGGCCTATCTGGGCGAGGGCGTCCGCGTGAACGCCGTCGCGCCGACGACGACGCGGACCCCCCTCGTGCAGGCGATGTTCGAGGAGATAGCCGACGAACGGGACATCTCCGTCGAAGAGGCCGAACGGGCATTCTTGGAGGAGGAAAAGCCCGCCCTCCAGTTCGACCGGGTGGCCGAACCCGAGGAGGTGGCGCCCGTCGTCGCCTTCCTCGTCTCCGACCTCGCCTCCTACGTCTCCGGGTCGACCTACCGCGTGGACGGCGGCGGCGTCCCGACAATCGACGTCTGA